A stretch of Heptranchias perlo isolate sHepPer1 chromosome 36, sHepPer1.hap1, whole genome shotgun sequence DNA encodes these proteins:
- the zfand4 gene encoding AN1-type zinc finger protein 4 isoform X1, which yields MENKKEPPYFNEDNSGPLSYKLPFYETMELFIETLTGTCFELRVSPFETVISVKAKIQRLEGIPIAQQHLIWNNLELEDEYCLHDYNISEGCTLKLVLAMRGGPINTRRVPMEDPTRDMAEYMETSRDDIWDKIPSNKQVTFLVYREGDQLNFFRVVDRGDGTLTPLSESLSGGSVFNLYADDEDDSEESPSGQQILENSITMNKMKLLKAKMENMNLSKKPKKIAKVKPRPPMAPRPTSSSITAARHRLFRVLPHNGQPLNHTLCLPPVGDQHPTLSYHNALSPNFASGISLAPSSSNGFLLKEDENTDLTPLLQSNIPSPGRILQGELRNPRQQKILPPLISQDFREAPSICTDFVTDCGAGGSLLKSPVTEVSLAEEKRAPDNAANVLALSVDADRAEEANLLSEIGLKTSLYEQTKSETKPAERDAAEPTIIRPVFPNTLGCVPMESGKSSLAELIPKKEKVMSPNRYPAPVSHNSLIALAAQRPPKTSDINSLRPPASQQLLHSAQDSGGFPNVSLSKAARFRGLKVDSPGKKADIISKTEVSEMANKAAKEPLGSSRDIGMFASLARSTSRDSVQSNCGASRQRTTGIALPASVQNFHEEIFRSIPSPDRVSNVFVSPFGLCATGRPTTIGRRIGTPTHHFPPVKAPTQTKKKNAKHCFLCGKKTGLATSYECRCGNNFCATHRYAETHECTYDYKTAGRRYLQETNPVVSAPKLPKI from the exons GTATTCCCATAGCACAGCAACATTTAATCTGGAACAACCTGGAACTGGAGGATGAATACTGTTTACACGACTACAA TATATCAGAAGGTTGTACTCTTAAACTGGTGCTCGCAATGAGAGGGGGACCTATAAATACCAGAAGGG TTCCAATGGAAGATCCTACTAGGGATATGGCTGAATACATGGAGACCAGTCGAGATGACATCTGGGATAAGATCCCTTCCAATAAGCAAGTCACCTTTCTAGTGTATCGTGAAGGGGACCAGTTGAATTTCTTTCGAGTTGTAGATCGAGGGGATGGCACTTTAACACCACTCTCCGAGTCTCTGAG TGGAGGTTCAGTGTTCAACCTGTACGCAGATGACGAAGATGATTCTGAGGAGTCTCCGTCTGGGCAGCAGATACTAGAGAATTCAATCACTATGAACAAAATGAAACTTTTGAAAGCAAAGATGGAAAATATGAACCTTAGTAAAAAG CCCAAGAAGATTGCCAAGGTGAAGCCAAGGCCTCCCATGGCACCCAGACCTACCAGCAGTTCAATCACCGCGGCTCGTCACCGCCTTTTCCGGGTTCTCCCTCACaatggccagcctctcaatcataCACTGTGTCTACCTCCTGTTGGTGATCAGCATCCAACTCTTTCGTACCATAACGCGCTGAGTCCCAATTTTGCTTCTGGCATTAGCTTAGCTCCGTCGTCTTCTAATGGCTTCCTGCTGAAGGAAGATGAAAACACTGACTTGACTCCTTTGCTCCAGAGTAATATCCCCTCTCCAGGCAGAATTCTGCAGGGAGAATTGAGAAACCCCCGGCAACAAAAAATTCTTCCACCGCTTATTTCTCAGGACTTCAGGGAAGCTCCAAGTATTTGTACGGATTTTGTAACCGATTGTGGAGCAGGTGGCTCACTGCTAAAATCCCCAGTCACGGAAGTGAGCCTTGCAGAAGAGAAAAGGGCACCTGACAATGCTGCTAATGTGCTTGCCTTGTCTGTAGATGCTGATCGAGCTGAAGAGGCCAACTTACTGAGCGAAATAGGACTTAAAACTTCACTGTACGAGCAGACCAAGAGCGAGACTAAGCCTGCGGAAAGGGATGCTGCGGAGCCAACCATTATTAGACCAGTTTTTCCGAACACGCTGGGATGTGTTCCAATGGAATCTGGGAAATCTAGCCTTGCTGAGTTAATTCCTAAGAAGGAAAAAGTGATGTCACCCAACCGATATCCTGCGCCAGTGTCTCATAATTCCTTAATTGCCCTCGCAGCTCAAAGACCCCCAAAGACATCTGACATAAATAGCCTAAGACCTCCTGCTTCACAACAGTTGCTGCACTCAGCTCAGGATAGTGGTGGTTTCCCCAATGTTTCACTGTCAAAGGCGGCCAGGTTTCGAGGACTCAAAGTAGATTCTCCTGGAAAGAAAGCAGATATCATTTCAAAAACGGAGGTGAGCGAGATGGCAAACAAAGCAGCAAAGGAGCCCTTGGGCTCTTCGAGAGACATTGGAATGTTTGCTTCGCTGGCACGAAGCACATCAAGGGACAGTGTGCAAAGTAACTGTGGGGCAAGCAGACAGCGGACAACTGGTATTGCACTACCTGCTAGCGTTCAAAATTTTCATGAAGAAATTTTTAGAAGCATTCCTTCACCAGATCGAGTTTCAAATGTATTTGTT TCTCCCTTTGGACTTTGTGCGACCGGCAGACCCACTACAATAGGAAGACGAATAG GCACCCCTACACATCACTTCCCACCAGTAAAGGCTCCAAcccaaacaaaaaagaaaaatgcCAAGCACTGCTTTCTTTGTGGGAAGAAAACTGGATTGGCTACCAGCTATGAGTGCAG ATGTGGAAACAACTTTTGTGCAACACATCGTTATGCCGAGACTCACGAGTGCACGTACGACTACAAGACAGCAGGAAGGAGATATTTGCAGGAGACCAACCCTGTCGTTAGTGCACCAAAGCTTCCAAAAATCTGA
- the zfand4 gene encoding AN1-type zinc finger protein 4 isoform X2 has translation MEDPTRDMAEYMETSRDDIWDKIPSNKQVTFLVYREGDQLNFFRVVDRGDGTLTPLSESLSGGSVFNLYADDEDDSEESPSGQQILENSITMNKMKLLKAKMENMNLSKKPKKIAKVKPRPPMAPRPTSSSITAARHRLFRVLPHNGQPLNHTLCLPPVGDQHPTLSYHNALSPNFASGISLAPSSSNGFLLKEDENTDLTPLLQSNIPSPGRILQGELRNPRQQKILPPLISQDFREAPSICTDFVTDCGAGGSLLKSPVTEVSLAEEKRAPDNAANVLALSVDADRAEEANLLSEIGLKTSLYEQTKSETKPAERDAAEPTIIRPVFPNTLGCVPMESGKSSLAELIPKKEKVMSPNRYPAPVSHNSLIALAAQRPPKTSDINSLRPPASQQLLHSAQDSGGFPNVSLSKAARFRGLKVDSPGKKADIISKTEVSEMANKAAKEPLGSSRDIGMFASLARSTSRDSVQSNCGASRQRTTGIALPASVQNFHEEIFRSIPSPDRVSNVFVSPFGLCATGRPTTIGRRIGTPTHHFPPVKAPTQTKKKNAKHCFLCGKKTGLATSYECRCGNNFCATHRYAETHECTYDYKTAGRRYLQETNPVVSAPKLPKI, from the exons ATGGAAGATCCTACTAGGGATATGGCTGAATACATGGAGACCAGTCGAGATGACATCTGGGATAAGATCCCTTCCAATAAGCAAGTCACCTTTCTAGTGTATCGTGAAGGGGACCAGTTGAATTTCTTTCGAGTTGTAGATCGAGGGGATGGCACTTTAACACCACTCTCCGAGTCTCTGAG TGGAGGTTCAGTGTTCAACCTGTACGCAGATGACGAAGATGATTCTGAGGAGTCTCCGTCTGGGCAGCAGATACTAGAGAATTCAATCACTATGAACAAAATGAAACTTTTGAAAGCAAAGATGGAAAATATGAACCTTAGTAAAAAG CCCAAGAAGATTGCCAAGGTGAAGCCAAGGCCTCCCATGGCACCCAGACCTACCAGCAGTTCAATCACCGCGGCTCGTCACCGCCTTTTCCGGGTTCTCCCTCACaatggccagcctctcaatcataCACTGTGTCTACCTCCTGTTGGTGATCAGCATCCAACTCTTTCGTACCATAACGCGCTGAGTCCCAATTTTGCTTCTGGCATTAGCTTAGCTCCGTCGTCTTCTAATGGCTTCCTGCTGAAGGAAGATGAAAACACTGACTTGACTCCTTTGCTCCAGAGTAATATCCCCTCTCCAGGCAGAATTCTGCAGGGAGAATTGAGAAACCCCCGGCAACAAAAAATTCTTCCACCGCTTATTTCTCAGGACTTCAGGGAAGCTCCAAGTATTTGTACGGATTTTGTAACCGATTGTGGAGCAGGTGGCTCACTGCTAAAATCCCCAGTCACGGAAGTGAGCCTTGCAGAAGAGAAAAGGGCACCTGACAATGCTGCTAATGTGCTTGCCTTGTCTGTAGATGCTGATCGAGCTGAAGAGGCCAACTTACTGAGCGAAATAGGACTTAAAACTTCACTGTACGAGCAGACCAAGAGCGAGACTAAGCCTGCGGAAAGGGATGCTGCGGAGCCAACCATTATTAGACCAGTTTTTCCGAACACGCTGGGATGTGTTCCAATGGAATCTGGGAAATCTAGCCTTGCTGAGTTAATTCCTAAGAAGGAAAAAGTGATGTCACCCAACCGATATCCTGCGCCAGTGTCTCATAATTCCTTAATTGCCCTCGCAGCTCAAAGACCCCCAAAGACATCTGACATAAATAGCCTAAGACCTCCTGCTTCACAACAGTTGCTGCACTCAGCTCAGGATAGTGGTGGTTTCCCCAATGTTTCACTGTCAAAGGCGGCCAGGTTTCGAGGACTCAAAGTAGATTCTCCTGGAAAGAAAGCAGATATCATTTCAAAAACGGAGGTGAGCGAGATGGCAAACAAAGCAGCAAAGGAGCCCTTGGGCTCTTCGAGAGACATTGGAATGTTTGCTTCGCTGGCACGAAGCACATCAAGGGACAGTGTGCAAAGTAACTGTGGGGCAAGCAGACAGCGGACAACTGGTATTGCACTACCTGCTAGCGTTCAAAATTTTCATGAAGAAATTTTTAGAAGCATTCCTTCACCAGATCGAGTTTCAAATGTATTTGTT TCTCCCTTTGGACTTTGTGCGACCGGCAGACCCACTACAATAGGAAGACGAATAG GCACCCCTACACATCACTTCCCACCAGTAAAGGCTCCAAcccaaacaaaaaagaaaaatgcCAAGCACTGCTTTCTTTGTGGGAAGAAAACTGGATTGGCTACCAGCTATGAGTGCAG ATGTGGAAACAACTTTTGTGCAACACATCGTTATGCCGAGACTCACGAGTGCACGTACGACTACAAGACAGCAGGAAGGAGATATTTGCAGGAGACCAACCCTGTCGTTAGTGCACCAAAGCTTCCAAAAATCTGA